Proteins encoded together in one Plasmodium vivax chromosome 6, whole genome shotgun sequence window:
- a CDS encoding hypothetical protein (encoded by transcript PVX_110845A) yields MFVPFDLALTNHIRRSFLTLSGVLLAKRTWQTNMKRKTYRSKKRKKYIRLGETLIRIQ; encoded by the exons ATGTTTGTTCCTTTCGATTTGGCCCTCACAAATCACATCAGAAGGAGTTTTTTGACGCTAAGTG GCGTTTTGCTCGCAAAAAGGACATGGCAGACCAACATGAAAAGGAAGACGTACAGGtccaaaaagaggaagaagtacatAAGGCTGGGAGAGACGCTAATTAGGATTCAGTGA